The following DNA comes from Miscanthus floridulus cultivar M001 chromosome 5, ASM1932011v1, whole genome shotgun sequence.
GTAACCATGCATAAAGATTGATCCGTCAGGTCATTAACCAAGATGAGTTCTAGCATCACTTGTGTTCTCTCATATGCTAATTGCAACGGTGAGGAATGTGAGGGAATTGACGACGCAGAAGAGAAAGAACTAATACCTTTCCAAAAGGCGAGACTAGTTGCTGGAGCGCAGTGATTCTGTCCCCTAGCTTCTCTTTCCTCACCTGCAGCGCAAAAGCGAGCATGAAAAGAGAAAACATTTAGCAATCCAGACTCTAAGGTCATCATCCATCGATGCACCAGACGGAAATCCGAAATGTCATTTCATTCATCAAAAGGAACAAAAAGAGACACAGCCAACTGCTGAAAGATTAAAAAAGAAACCAACTCGGATCGCTAGCTCTTCACCTTAAAAGTCGGCAGCGGCGACGGCGCCTCGATCCGTGGCCTTTTCGCGGCGGTAGTAGGCGGCTCGGAGACGCTTTTCCTCGTCGCTGGTGGTGGAGAGCAGTCGTCCTGGACAGACAGACACGGAATTGGAGTGTAAGCGAAACTGAGGCTATGACTTGGCGAAACCCTAGATAGCAGCTATGAACTCATCAAGAATTCAAGCTAGATTCGTGACTCTTGTGCATGTCTTCTTTTAAATTACCTTAACCGTCAGAGAGTTAGCGTTGGAGCTGCGGCTATTGGGCTTAGCCGCCTGCAGGGCCTGCAAGAGAAGGTGAGACGGCAGCGGGCCACCGAAAGGCAGGTAACTGCCGGACAAGTACTGCATCGgagcgccgacgccgacgccttgCATCGGCGTAGACGCCGCCGGCACCGAGGTCTTGAgcagctgagaagaaaactgCATCGATGCCGTGGCGTCGTAGCTGACCGAGGACTCGCTGTCTCCGTACATCGAAATGTTGTGCACCGCCGCCGTGTCGTCGAATAGAGCTTGCGATGGGTCCGTGCCGTAGGGCGACGGCGCTAGCTGCGCCTGCTGGTCGACCAAGAAGCCGGCACCCATGTCGTCCCTGCTGATTAATGGATCGTTCATCGCGGGGGGTTCTTGGATCACGGCTCGGAAGCTGGT
Coding sequences within:
- the LOC136453361 gene encoding transcription factor bHLH123-like isoform X1: MADDQWWDSTSHRNHGASACSAAPPPPPPLTVTGSRLACGWASPTVAAAESTSSVTFQDPYRSSTHQQPLSDAASSLGDPHMDWTQAFLSGRSDTSFRAVIQEPPAMNDPLISRDDMGAGFLVDQQAQLAPSPYGTDPSQALFDDTAAVHNISMYGDSESSVSYDATASMQFSSQLLKTSVPAASTPMQGVGVGAPMQYLSGSYLPFGGPLPSHLLLQALQAAKPNSRSSNANSLTVKDDCSPPPATRKSVSEPPTTAAKRPRIEAPSPLPTFKVRKEKLGDRITALQQLVSPFGKTDTASVLHEAIEYIKFLHDQVASLSSPYLKNGIPMKQFQHKGSEDSKDDNGDTKQDLRSRGLCLVPVARTYMVAADTPEFWHPTFGGTFRW
- the LOC136453361 gene encoding transcription factor bHLH123-like isoform X2; the protein is MADDQWWDSTSHRNHGASACSAAPPPPPPLTVTGSRLACGWASPTVAAAESTSSVTFQDPYRSSTHQQPLSDAASSLGDPHMDWTQAFLSGRSDTSFRAVIQEPPAMNDPLISRDDMGAGFLVDQQAQLAPSPYGTDPSQALFDDTAAVHNISMYGDSESSVSYDATASMQFSSQLLKTSVPAASTPMQGVGVGAPMQYLSGSYLPFGGPLPSHLLLQALQAAKPNSRSSNANSLTVKDDCSPPPATRKSVSEPPTTAAKRPRIEAPSPLPTFKVRKEKLGDRITALQQLVSPFGKTDTASVLHEAIEYIKFLHDQVASLSSPYLKNGIPMKQFQHKGSEDSKDDNGDTKQDLRSRGLCLVPVARTYMVAADTPEFWHPTFGGTFR